A segment of the Flavobacteriales bacterium genome:
CATGCGGGTGATCGCACCACGATCCGGTCGATCTCCTCACCATCCTTCACCGCTACAAGGCGGAAGGAGACATCGATGCGCGAAGTGTCCGGCGGCACCACATGATCGAGGCCAGCGAAGAACTTCACCGACGGGTCCGCAGTGCCGCCGAACGCTTGCTCCGTCAAGTTGCCGCCCCAGATCCAGCCGTTGCGTTCGCCGGTCGTAACCCGGTACCAATTGCTGCGCACGCCATCCACCACCAGCGTGTCCGTGCCGATTTGCTCCACGATCACGCTCCGGCCCGGAGCCAGCGACACGATGAGGGGTGCATTCGTAGATGGCGCGGAACGCAGTGCGGAAGCACCGCGCAGCACATACACCGGTGAGGCTTCCTGCGGAAACATGTACTGGCTCCGCGGCGTGTGGTGTACGAAGGCCCAGTCCCGTTCCTGTGCTGTGAGGCCGAAGGGTATCAGGGCCAGCAAGAGGAGTGAAAGGCGCATATGGTCCATTGGTCCAGCTATCGCAGTTCGACGCAGCTCTTGCCGATGGCGTCGGAGGTCAAGCACATACCTCACCAAAGCTCGCACTTTCCCGGGGCAAGCCGCCCTCATGTCGCAAGTGTTCCCACCCAACGCATGATCCGTACGGTGCGCATGCTGGACCCACCAGCGGGGAACGTTTCTGGCACTCGGGTCCGTGCCGATCACTGCTTCACCCAGCCGCCATCGAAAAGCTGATAGCGCACGGCGCCGCCGAGTTCGACCCCTTCCGAAGGGATGCCATCGGGACAGGTGGGCTGCGGGGTCAGGGTGAATGTGCCTGTGGTGAAGCTGACCTCATGGTGGGCACACGAACGCTCCCCATCACTGGCGACGATGGTGCGCTGGTCGTATGGCAATGAATCGTTGCCGGACCCGAAGGTGTTGGTCCATGCCTCGCGGCTTTGGCCATGCACCAACCGCAACAGGCAGCGCCCCGCTTGCAGGTCCCACACGGTGATGGCCCGATCCCGCTCGTGGATGGCGTGCTCCCAACCGGTGTGACCGACGTAGTGCATCGTGCGCAGCACCACCTGCAAGTGGCCGTTGCCGAGGATGTCGGCCGTGACGGCCTGGACCTCGTTCACGGCACCATCCATGAGAACAGGATGGACAGCGTAGCCACCATCCTGTTCCACTGCGATCGCATAGCGCCTACCGTACCAGGCGCCCGTCATTTCAACGAGCTTCGCGTGGACTTCCGGCAATTCCGCCACCACGGTCCCAAGGCGGTCCAGGTCGGTCACCTGCTGCACATCAACCGGAGCGCAGAAGTAGAGCGTGTCGGGAAAGACATGGTCATCCTGGGCGATCAGTGAACCCGTGAGCAGCATGAACAAGGACAAGGTTGTCGCGCATCGCATGATCGAAAGCTAAGAACGGGTGTTCCCCGGTGGAGCGAGATGCGGGATCACGGCGGTCACTGCGAGGCCATAAGCCGAAGCCCCGCGAATCAGCGAGCCGAAGGGTCGTCCCCTCATCGCTTCGCAAAGCCTCGCAGTGACCGCCTCGCGAGCAGCGCACAGACCCGGCGGAGGTTTGGGGTGGACATCCTGCGGTGGTCCAAGCCGCTCAAGGATGCTGAAGTTCGGTGGAGCATAATGCAGCCGATAGTACCACATTCCATCGCCGATGGCCGCGATCACTGCTTGATGAACGCGGCCGTTTCACCCGGCCCAACCTTGATAAAATAGATCCCAGAAGGCAGCGACCGCACATCCATGGGCGTTCCGGTGGTTCCATTGAGTTGCGTGCGGCCACATGCATCGATGATGCGGACGGCATCGCCACCAGCCCTGCCACGGACTTCCACGTGCACGATATCCTCCGCCGGATTCGGCCACACCAAGGTCGTGGTTCCCTGAGCCTCTGGCGCGAGACCTACCGTGCAGTTCGTCGGCTGCGTGAAATAGTGATCGGTGAGGAAGGTGCTGATCGCCACCCGCAGCGAGTCGGCGAAACGCGCGCGGTTCATCGGACTGTCGCGCACGCCAATGAAGTTGCACTCCACCTGCACTCCATCGATCGCGCCGCCATTGTAACTGCCGTGCCGCGCCGTGTTGTAGCCTCCGCTGAAATAGGGCTGCCCCTGCTGAGGGAAAGGATCGGGCTGGCTGGGAACGGAAGGATAGCCCATGCTGGCCAACCGCGTACCCAAGGCCAGAGGTCCGCGCAACAGCTCCGCATGGGTGAGAGCCAGCTGGTTTTGCAGCGCGAGTGTGCGGATGCTGCTGTAGTCGATGTAGGTGGAGGTGTTCAACGTGGCGTCCGAGAGCGCCAGTTCATCTTCATAGAGAAGGTAACCCAGCTCCAAGCGCTGCACCGTGTGCCCGTGGCCGTGCAGGTCCAGGTAGAACCCTTTGGCGGCGGTGGCCGAAACGCGGGCCTTCGCACTATCGATGAAGGCATGGAAAGCCTGCCACGCCAGCGCAGCCTGGGGGTCACCGCACGCGCCGTCAGCGAGGTTGCGGTTCGCATCCAGCTTCCGCCGCGCGAGGTGGTTGATCACCACATGTGGCCGGCACCCGCCCGTAACGGCGAATACCGAATCGATGGCATCACCGAGCTCCACGGTGTTGGCGTCCACATCGTACACCGCGCTGTTACAGGTGCGGTCCGGTATGTCGGCCGGGGCCAACGCACCACCGTGCGGAACGGAGATCACCAACGGAAGGTCTCCGCAGCGGTATTCAATATGGCCGTTCGCGCTGAAGTAGGTCTGACCCGGAACATAGGATTGAGCCCGCAGTGCAGCACTCGCGAGAAGCAGGACGAAAGACCCGAAGTAACGCATGCGATGGTTGGGCGACGCAAAGTACGGAGCGCTGCCCCCGCACGAAGGGTTCATCGCTCTTCGAAAGCGAACGCACCGGGGACAGCAATTACTTTCGGCCTGATGCGCCTCCTCGCCACCTTGCTGCTGCTCCCCGTTGCCGGGTTCGCGCAGAACCTGCAGCAACAACTGCAGAACGTCGCCACCGCCAATGGGCTCATCGGCATGAGCGTGGTCACCACCTGCGGCACGGGCGTGCAGGACGTGGTACACACCGGCAAGAGCAACGTCGCTTTGAATATCAACGTGACGGACAGCACGCGCTACCGCATCGCCAGCATCAGCAAGCTGGTCGCCGCTATCGGCCTCATGCGGCTGCACGAGCAAGGGCTCTTCGGGTTGGACGACGATGTGAGCACCGCGCTGGGCTTCAGCTTCCGCAATCCCGCCTTCCCCACTGTGCCCATCACCTACCGCATGCTGCTGAGCCACACGAGCAGCTTCCAGGACGGCACCGGTTACGCCGATTTCCTCAACGCCACCTACAGCACCGCACCGCCACCCCCGATCAGCGAACTGGCCCTGCCCGGTGGCGACTGGTACACGGCCAACCTATGGCGCACCGAACAACCCGGCACCTACTTCACATACAGCAACGCCAACTACGGCATCGTGGGCACGCTCATTGAGGCCCTGAGCGGGCAACGCTTCGACGTGTACATGCGCCAGCAAGTGCTGTTGCCACTTGGTATCAACGGCGGTTACAATGTGCAGGACCTGAACAGCGTGGATGACCTCGCCGTGCTGTACCGCAATAGCACACCCCAGGCCGACAACTTCAACGGCGTGATGCCGCCCGCGCCGGATCTGAGCCAGTATGTGATCGGCTCCAACGGACTGTTCTTCGCACCGCAGGGTGGCTTGCGCATAAGCGCATTGGAAATGGCGCGCTTCGCGATCCTGCTGAACAACGAAGGCACCTATGATGGTACTTCATTGCTGCAACCCGGCACCGTGGCGCTGATGCTCGGCGATGAATGGACTTGGAACGGCAGCAACGGCGATAACTACTACGGGCTCTTCCGCTCATGGGGGCTGGGTGTGCATCGCATCACCGCGCAGAGCGGCGGTGATGTCGTATTCCCCGGGCTCGCCATGTTCGGTCATGCGGGCGAAGCATATGGCCTGATCAGCGACCTGTATGTGGATCCCGCCACGGGCTTCGGCCTCGTGTTCATCACCAACGGCTACACGCCGGGCAACGCCTATCAGTTCGGAAGTACCAGCGCGTTCTATGGCGTGGAGGAAGACGTTTACGCGGCATTGCTCCAGTATGCAGTGCCCGCCTGCAGCCTGTCCGCAAACGTGCCGCATGCCGATGCCACCAACGCGCTCCTCCTCTCCGGCGATCGTATCAGTTGGACCGGTACCACCAACATCGTGGCGTCCTTGCATGATGTGACCGGTCGCGTGATCGCACGCTTCGAGATGGCTCCCGGCACTGGTCGCACGGTTCCTGCGGGAACATACCTGGTGCGTTGCATGGGGCCCGGTGGGAACCTCGCTCGGATGTGGGGCGCTTGGTAGCTGATCAGTCGACCCACCGGACCGCAACCACCACCTCATTCCTGCGCGCCACCAGTTGCCAAGGTGGATCATAGCCCATGAAACGCACAGGGCCCATGGGTTCGAGCCCAGCCGCCTTCACTTGCTGAAGCAGCTCATCCGCGTGCTCCGCGATCTTCTCATCGTTGGAGAACCCACCGAACCGCAGCACCGCAAGCACTTCCTCCGGCACACGCTCCAACTTCACGCTGGGGTCATTGGGGGTCGGCAGGCTGTCCATGGTCAGTCCTTCCGGCATCACGAATCGCATCCGAGAACTATCAGCGCCCATCTCCATGTGCACCGGTGCCGTCATGGCGATCTTCTTCTCCTCGGTGTTCCCGCCGAAGATGTAGCCCGCCAGGCTGCGGAAGCCGGAGCTGGACACTTCCTTGTAGGTAGTGCCAGGCTTCAAAACCGAGGCCGTTAGCGCCTCCGGATACCGGCGCACTTCCAGATCCCCGATGGTCTTCAGCACCGTGTAGGGCTGCTGGGGGGTGCCTTGGGTGCTCATCGTGGTGTAGGCTTGAACGCCTACGAAGGCGATGATCAGGCCGATCAGTATGTACATGGCTTTGCGCTTCATCCGCGTTGGACAATGGAACAACAGGGGAGCGTAAGGGTTCACTCGGTCGCCCGCTTCGAGCAACAGATCTGTTACGCCGCCTTAAGGCCGGAGCTTTGCAAGACCATGGCGGAATTGGAGCGACGAAGTGCTCCAGAGCGCAAAGGAGGCGCGCTGGTCACGGATGGCGCAACGGCGAAAGAAGGAGCGGCAACCTACCCAGATACCTTGAAACGGTCCGACTGCATTTCCAACTTGCCCTGTTAGAGCTTGTAACGCCGAATTTGGCACTCCCGAAACCATATACGCATGAACAGTCTTCTCCACTTCATTGTCCTTGCCATGATCGGCCTGCACACCAGTGCGCAGGTGAATAGCACCATTACGCACAATGGCATCACGCGGAACCACATCACCTACGTACCCGCGAGCTACGTGCAGGGCACCCCCACCCCGCTGGTGTTCGTGATGCACGGCTTCACCCAGAGCGCCTCGGCCATCATGGGCGTGACGGGCTTCAATGCCCTGGCCGAGCAGGAGGGCTTCCTCGTGGCATATCCCAATGGCGTGAACAACGGCTGGAACACGAACTCTCCCTTTCCTGGTGGCAGCACGGCGGACGACGTGGGCTACATCGGTGCCCTGCTGGACAGCCTGCAGGCCCAGTACAGCGTGGATACTACGCGGGTCTACGCCTGCGGATTCTCCGCAGGCGGCTATATGAGCCATAAACTCGGCTGCGAGAGCCCGAAGTGCTTCGCAGCCATCGCCTCGGTTTCGGGCACCATCAACAACGGGGCGGTGGGCGACTGCGCTCCGCAGCACACCCCGGGCGTGCTGCAGATCCATGGCACCTCCGACTTCATCGTGAGCTACAACGGCAGCGTTTTCAGCGGGCTTGGGGTGCAGGAAGTGCTCGACCTCTGGACCTCGAACCTCGCATGCGCCACACCGCCCGTCGTCACACCCTACAATGCCACCATGGAGCAGCAGGTGTACTCGCCCTGCAGCGGCAGCGCCAGCGTGGTGCATTACAAGATCGACGGCGGAGGACATACCTGGCCCACCGGATCGACCTTCAGCGCCACCAACGTGATCTGGGACTTCTTCCAAGGGTTCACTTGCGGCGATATCAGCACCGCGGTGCAGAGCGCTTCAGCACCTCAGCTTGCGGGTTGGCCGAACCCAGCAGGGGATCTGCTCTTCCTGCAAGGCCTTGAACGGTCCACGGGCTTCACGCTCATCGATGCCATGGGCCGTTCGGTGCTCACCGGGAGAGTACAGCCCGGAACGGCGCACATCGGCCTTGACGGAATCAGCACGGGCGCCTATGTTCTTCGGCTACTGGACGGAAGCGGCCGCACGCTGCGCATCCTGAAACAGTAAGGAAAGGCGGTGATCCGCCGCTGGTTTGGGAGGACACCCTTCTGTGGTACAGACTAGCCTCGCGACAGCGGACAGCCCCGCTGGTGGTTTGGGAGGATAATCTGTGGTGGTTTACTTTTGATGCCCACTCATCTGCCATGAGCACCCTTTCACTCCGCACCGAACTCTCCGAACTCATCGCCAAGGAGAGGAACGCCTCAGTGCTGGAGGTGTTGAAAGGCATCCTCAGCGGAGGTTCGAAGAATGCCTTGCTGAAAGCCAAGCTCACCTCTAGGGCACTGAAGGCTGAGGAAGACCTTGCTGCTGGTCGCGTGCTGAGCACGGCTCAAGTGCGCACACGTCTCGCCTCACGCAAGAAGAAGTGAGGCTCCATGTTTCCGAATACGCGGCTTCGCGGCTCGATGAGATCTGGGACTACTACGCCGAAGAAGCCAGTGAGCGAGTAGCGGACAAGATCACCAAGAAGATCGTGGACGACATCGACTGGCTGCTGGAGCATCCGCGCGGGGGACAGGTAGAACCTCTGCTTGATCACCTCGGCCTCGGGCATCGACGCAAGGTGAGCGGCAACTACAAGATCATCTATCGGATCATCGACGACCTGATCTTCGTGTCGGACATCTTCGATGCACGGCAGGACCCGGAGAAGATGGCGTGGTGATCACGGCTGTCACTGCAAGGCTCCGCGAAGCAACGGGCCGCAGGCTTGCTTGCCGGAGGCAGGGTCGCCCGCTCGTCGTTTCGCACTGCTTCGCAAAGCCTCGCAGTGACAGCTCTGCCTCCGGCAGGCAAGCTCGCGACAGCGGACAGACCCGGCGGAGGTTGGGTGGACACCTTGCGGTGGCCCCAGCTTACCTTAGCCCTACAAAACCGAAGGCCATGTCCGAAGTGGAATTGAAGAAGCGTCTGATCACTCGCATCCAGCGGTCGCGCAATCCCTCACTGCTTCGTGAGGCCTTTCGACTGATGGGAACTGACGCAGCGGACCTCGAACCCTACAAACTCACCAAGGAGCAGCAGGCCTCCGTGAACCGAGGTAAGAAGGACGTGAAGGCGGGCCGCACACTTACCGAGCGCGAGGCCAATAAGGCTGTGGACCTGATCATGATATAACTTGCATCATCATGGAACGCACACAGCTAGGCCGTATCACCATCGACCCCAGCATCTGCCACGGCAAGCCTTGCGTGCGCGGTATGCGTTGGCCTGTGGAGGTGGTCATCGACATGCTCGGCTCAGGAATGTCCACGAATGAGATCCTCGCCGAGCATACCGAACTGGAGAAGGAAGACATCCAGGCCTGCTTGAACTACGCCAAGCTCACCGTGTCCGGTCATTCGCTCGGTGACGTGGCGTGATGCGCTTTCTCTGCGACGTTCATATCTCCATTCAACTCTCGAAGCGCTTGGCCGATGCCGGGCATGATTGCCAGCATGTGAACCGCTTGCCCGCTCGCTGGCACACGTCCGATCAGGATATCGCGCGCATCGCCGACATGGAGGATCGCATCCTCATTACCAAAGACTCCGACTTCCGCGACAGCTGCATCGTGAAGGGCACGCCGCGCAAACTCATCAAGGTGAACCTCGGCAATATCCCGCACCATGTGCTGGCCTCCTTGCTGTTCGACAACCTGGCCGAGATCGCCCGCTTGAACGAGCGCCCGAGGTTCCTCGTCGAGGTGGACATCAACCGGCTTTCGGTTATTGAGCTGGGGTAACTACCGGCAGGACCCGGAGTAGATGGCGTGGTGAGCACGGCTACGAACCGCAGGGTCGTCCGCTCAAAAGCAGCGGACAGACCCGGCGGTGGTTTGGAAGATACCCTGCGGTGGTCAAGTGGTCTAAATGAAGTAGATGGCCTCCCCCGTGCTCTTCATTCTTCGGCCGCCGAAGCGGAACGCGAAGGCAGCCTCGGGCCCCAGGCTCTTGTCCACGTTGGGGAACTTGTCGGGTGAGATGTGGTAAATTGGCAGCATGGCACCGGAGAAGAAGCCTTCACGCAAACCTAAGGTCTCTGAGGAACAGATGCTGCGCTCCTTGATCGCGTCGTTCAGTATCGAGGGGATCAAGCTGTCCATCGAGGAGGCGCGCGACCTTCTTCGAAAGGCCCAACTCAGTTTGGGAAAGCAGCCCGGATAAGCCGCTCCATGGGAACGTAGTCGCCGGAAGCGGCTCGCTGCACAGCGGACACGTATCCATCGAAGTCCTTGTTCATGACAGTGAAGTCCAGCTTGCCATAGCCGTGCTTCATGGCTATCAGATCCGCAAGCAAACGGGCCGTTCGTCCATTGCCCTCGCGAAAGGGATGGATGAAAAGCAGTTCGCCGTGAACGATGGCCAGATACGCGATGAGTGCTTCGCGCGACGCAGGTACAGGCGGTTCCTTGAGCAAGACCCTCGCCTCGAAGTCACGCATGGAAGCGTCGAGGAATTTGGCCGCTGGGAAGGCGAAGCCACCCTTAGAGATGTTCACTTCGCGCAACGTTCCAGCGAACGCATAGAGATGATCGAGAGCCAGCCGATGCGAACGCATGACGTACGCCAGATCGAAGACCGTGTCGTCGTTCAACTCTTCATAGAGGACCAACTCGGCCCGAAAGAAGCCTTGGGCCTCCTCCAATTCGATCGCGCGTTTGTCCGATAGCCCGAGCAAGTTCGGGAGCACTTCATCCTCGCTGCCGGGCGCATCGTACTTCATCCCGCCTATCGGCTCAAGTACATGGAGCGCTCCCCATAAACCTGTCGGAAGAACGGGTCCTTCAGGTCCTTGATAAAGTAGATCGCTTCCCCCGTGCTCTTCATCTCAGGCCCGAGGCTCTTGTCCACGTTGGGGAACTTGTCGAAGCTGAAGACGGGCACCTTGATCGCGTATCCATCGAGGTGCGGCTTGAAGTGGAAGTCCTTGAGCCTGCCTGCCGGCAGGCAGGCTTGGCGCCGAGCATGACCTTGGTGGCCCAGTTCACATAGGGCTCGCCGTAGGCCTTGGCGATAGGGCACGGTGCAGGGGTGACTAGAAATTCCATTCGGCCAGATATCTACCACCAATGCCAAACCACCATATAAACTGACACAACACTCCAACAACCGGTGCTTGAAGCAAAAAGTTTCGCCATTCCAAGAACTGCCGATCATCAACGGGCGTGCGTCCTAAAACCTTTACTATCAAAATGACTCCGCCAACCAATATCGCAATCCAAGCAACGAGACTGCCGCCTTGGGACAGAAGCAATAGGCCCTCACTTCCTCCGGAATTGTAGCGATGCTTCTCGCAGGCAACAATTGTTGAACCTCCATGGATACTCCTCAAACCTCTCTTCTCACCTGGTCGTCCACAAACCCGACAGCATGTCAATCCAGCACGCTCTGTTTCACTAGCGTTGGTTACATATTCGGACAATACCGGCACCGTGCCTATGGGGCTGAACCCAAAGATTCCAACATTGAGCAAGAGGCCAACAATAGCTACTGCTCGGACAACAACAGGACGCCAAAATATTTCAGCCATGTTGCTCGAAGTTCAGAGGACCAATATACAAGCGTGAGCGATTGCAGCGGAAAGCCCACAGGCGGCAATCCGGCGAGGACTTGCAGCGGAAAGCGTGACTCGAGGCTTTGCGCGGGGCACGCCCCAAGAACCTACCTGCTCAAGTACATACTCCGCTCCCCATACACCTGCCTCTGCCACGGCCCGCAGAGCCAGGCCTCGCAGTGACGGAACGGATCCAGAGCTTTCATCGTGACAAGT
Coding sequences within it:
- a CDS encoding SH3 domain-containing protein, with product MRLSLLLLALIPFGLTAQERDWAFVHHTPRSQYMFPQEASPVYVLRGASALRSAPSTNAPLIVSLAPGRSVIVEQIGTDTLVVDGVRSNWYRVTTGERNGWIWGGNLTEQAFGGTADPSVKFFAGLDHVVPPDTSRIDVSFRLVAVKDGEEIDRIVVRSPAWSFEAVRNAGNLGLRNVDDVILLDVPCIGGCGCTTGMVVVFWSGGRFHHVADLLGSPDGDYSTDENFIFPSDIEGLPGVIIRETSNYLDPDEEKGEREEEDEGPTITRTLVREYLRWDGSALIPSGKATERTSYRLPVGH
- a CDS encoding T9SS type A sorting domain-containing protein, encoding MRYFGSFVLLLASAALRAQSYVPGQTYFSANGHIEYRCGDLPLVISVPHGGALAPADIPDRTCNSAVYDVDANTVELGDAIDSVFAVTGGCRPHVVINHLARRKLDANRNLADGACGDPQAALAWQAFHAFIDSAKARVSATAAKGFYLDLHGHGHTVQRLELGYLLYEDELALSDATLNTSTYIDYSSIRTLALQNQLALTHAELLRGPLALGTRLASMGYPSVPSQPDPFPQQGQPYFSGGYNTARHGSYNGGAIDGVQVECNFIGVRDSPMNRARFADSLRVAISTFLTDHYFTQPTNCTVGLAPEAQGTTTLVWPNPAEDIVHVEVRGRAGGDAVRIIDACGRTQLNGTTGTPMDVRSLPSGIYFIKVGPGETAAFIKQ
- a CDS encoding beta-lactamase family protein, whose translation is MRLLATLLLLPVAGFAQNLQQQLQNVATANGLIGMSVVTTCGTGVQDVVHTGKSNVALNINVTDSTRYRIASISKLVAAIGLMRLHEQGLFGLDDDVSTALGFSFRNPAFPTVPITYRMLLSHTSSFQDGTGYADFLNATYSTAPPPPISELALPGGDWYTANLWRTEQPGTYFTYSNANYGIVGTLIEALSGQRFDVYMRQQVLLPLGINGGYNVQDLNSVDDLAVLYRNSTPQADNFNGVMPPAPDLSQYVIGSNGLFFAPQGGLRISALEMARFAILLNNEGTYDGTSLLQPGTVALMLGDEWTWNGSNGDNYYGLFRSWGLGVHRITAQSGGDVVFPGLAMFGHAGEAYGLISDLYVDPATGFGLVFITNGYTPGNAYQFGSTSAFYGVEEDVYAALLQYAVPACSLSANVPHADATNALLLSGDRISWTGTTNIVASLHDVTGRVIARFEMAPGTGRTVPAGTYLVRCMGPGGNLARMWGAW
- a CDS encoding heme-binding protein — its product is MKRKAMYILIGLIIAFVGVQAYTTMSTQGTPQQPYTVLKTIGDLEVRRYPEALTASVLKPGTTYKEVSSSGFRSLAGYIFGGNTEEKKIAMTAPVHMEMGADSSRMRFVMPEGLTMDSLPTPNDPSVKLERVPEEVLAVLRFGGFSNDEKIAEHADELLQQVKAAGLEPMGPVRFMGYDPPWQLVARRNEVVVAVRWVD
- a CDS encoding prolyl oligopeptidase family serine peptidase — its product is MNSLLHFIVLAMIGLHTSAQVNSTITHNGITRNHITYVPASYVQGTPTPLVFVMHGFTQSASAIMGVTGFNALAEQEGFLVAYPNGVNNGWNTNSPFPGGSTADDVGYIGALLDSLQAQYSVDTTRVYACGFSAGGYMSHKLGCESPKCFAAIASVSGTINNGAVGDCAPQHTPGVLQIHGTSDFIVSYNGSVFSGLGVQEVLDLWTSNLACATPPVVTPYNATMEQQVYSPCSGSASVVHYKIDGGGHTWPTGSTFSATNVIWDFFQGFTCGDISTAVQSASAPQLAGWPNPAGDLLFLQGLERSTGFTLIDAMGRSVLTGRVQPGTAHIGLDGISTGAYVLRLLDGSGRTLRILKQ
- a CDS encoding type II toxin-antitoxin system RelE/ParE family toxin is translated as MRLHVSEYAASRLDEIWDYYAEEASERVADKITKKIVDDIDWLLEHPRGGQVEPLLDHLGLGHRRKVSGNYKIIYRIIDDLIFVSDIFDARQDPEKMAW
- a CDS encoding DUF433 domain-containing protein encodes the protein MERTQLGRITIDPSICHGKPCVRGMRWPVEVVIDMLGSGMSTNEILAEHTELEKEDIQACLNYAKLTVSGHSLGDVA
- a CDS encoding DUF5615 family PIN-like protein; this encodes MRFLCDVHISIQLSKRLADAGHDCQHVNRLPARWHTSDQDIARIADMEDRILITKDSDFRDSCIVKGTPRKLIKVNLGNIPHHVLASLLFDNLAEIARLNERPRFLVEVDINRLSVIELG
- a CDS encoding Fic family protein; protein product: MKYDAPGSEDEVLPNLLGLSDKRAIELEEAQGFFRAELVLYEELNDDTVFDLAYVMRSHRLALDHLYAFAGTLREVNISKGGFAFPAAKFLDASMRDFEARVLLKEPPVPASREALIAYLAIVHGELLFIHPFREGNGRTARLLADLIAMKHGYGKLDFTVMNKDFDGYVSAVQRAASGDYVPMERLIRAAFPN